tctattttaataaatgatactAGTAAATGTTATTTTAAATCGTCACGGGGGTTAAGAGAAGAGGACCCATTATCTCCCTACTTATTCATAATTGCTGAAGAAGTTCTGAGTTGATTACTTAATAACAGTGCTACTGATGGTAAGATGATTGACTATAAAACTCACAGAGGATGCCATcgtatttttcatattctttacGCCGATGatcttatgatatttttaaatggcTCCAAAAATTCTTTAAAGGCTTGTATAGATACACTTCACACTTACGAAAACATTTCTAGTCAAAAGGTTAATCACACCAAATCTGCAATACATTTTACTAAACAAGTGTCTACAACATCGAAGGCAATTGGGATTCATACTACGGGTTTTCATGAATGTGTTTTTCCTTGTTTATACTTGGATGCATGTATATGTACAAGTAGTATACATGCCAATCATGTAGATCCCTTGATTCATAAAGTGCAAAAGAAACTAGCCTCGTGGAAAGGTGCTTTACTCTCGAAGGGTGGTAGATTTGTGCTAATAAAACATGTGTTATCCAGTATTCCTATACACCTTTTAACTATTATTAACACACCTCGAAGTGTCATACATAAGTTAAATTAGATTCTTGATGATTTCCTGTGGGATAATAAggatggaaaaaagaaaaagaaatgggtggCATGAGACATTTTTGTAGGCCCATGGAAGAAGGTGGTCTCGTTATTAGGAAATTGGAAGAGATAGAGAAAGCacgttttatgaaatttattttgcaatttCCGTACGACAATTCTCTTTGTGCTAATTTTTTCCGAGCAAAATATATAGCTTGTATTCACCATTTCCTTCAGAATCAAGTTTATTACGAATCTCATTTTTGGAAAGCTTTAAAACCATTGATCAAAGCGGTGATTAGTGGCTCGGAATGGATTATTAATGAAAGCAAGGtattgttttggtttgaaaactAGTCATCTTGGGGGAATTCTTGGTGAACTCTTGGATGTTACAGATCCCTACTTGACTGTAGATGAGGTCTTTTCTAATATAGGAGGTAACTGGGAGAAAATACAGGAGATAGTGGGGAGCCTGATCCATGAAGATTTGAAGTTACAACacatttatttttcctcaaGTCTTGATACTCCTATATGGAGAGCGGAGCAGAATGACAACTTTACGACCTCTTCAGCTTGGAACTACAACCTTGATCCTAAAGAAAAAATGTTGTGGGCTAAATGGATCTAGCTTAAATTAATTCTGagtaaaatttctatatttatgtGGAAAGGTGTGTTTAATGGTCAGTCTTTTCACCAGAATATTTTGAAGTTGCATATTTTTATGGCCTCTAAATGTGTGTGTTGTCAAGTGGCTGACTATGAATCTTTAAACCATTTGTTACTTTTGGGAGAGATTCCattctttgtttggaatttttttgaGGCAGCGCTGGGTCTAAATCTTTTTCCTACTAATACATGACATGGCAAAATTTAGCAATGGCTATCCTAGGCTCAAGCTGTTTCGCAAATCGACGTAGCGATTGGCATTCTTCCTTCATTAATAAGCTAGTTTATGTGGTTATATAGATGTAAAACTAGAATGTAAGGGGTTGAAAACTAGAATGAAAGGGGTTGCTCAAACTAGGGAGCAAGTGTGCTACAAGATCAGGAATTTTCTAGCCTAACTCATTCACACAAAAACGAATAAGCCCTTCACCAAATTCTCAGATGAGGTGATTTTATTGCAACTCGGTTTAATGAAGATGCAAGTCCAGAAAAAGTCTATGCAGATATTGAAGTGGATGCGCCTGGCTCATGGATTTGCTAAACTTAACATTGATGGCAGTAGTTTGGACAATCCAGGTCGAAGTGGAGGTGGAGGGATTCTTCGAGATGAGAATAGTCATATGATTTTTGCTTTTGTTAGGTTATATggtattaattaaaaaaaatattgccgAAATATGAGCCCTATCTGATGGTTATAGTTTATTTgctaaaatgaatattaatcACATAGAGGTTGAAACTGATTCTAAGCTAGTGGTTAATTGGTGGGAGAAAGATGGGCAAGTTCCTTGGCATAGTTAGAGATACTAAAAAGATGCTAGATTGATGGGTCGTTCGATGGTGGTATGTCTTTATCATTCTTTTAGAGAAACAAATTATGTTGCAGATAAATTAGCTAAACTACGCACAAGAGGTACTAAGTATTTATTTAATACCAGTGACAGCCTTCCAAAAGACATTATGGGAGCTATTAGAATGGATCAAACATATTTACAAGTTATATGACATCGATAACATTTTTCTAGTATAGTTTGTCGTACAATTTATGctttattttgtattgttttgattGCAGGTCTTGTTATTATACACTTTTGTGTTTTGATTTGTTGGGTATTCCTATTGGATTAAGCTTAGCAGTTTTTCTTTGTGTTCTTGCAGTCTCATTTTGATACTTGAGTTTAGAATTTAGGATGACATGTAACTCTCAGGTATCCAGTTGTAAtcacggttttcctccaccaGAAATTAGAGTAATCAATAATATTGAGGATTCatcctctttaaaaaaaaaaacttataatacaTTTAGAAATTGTACCTAACATTACGCAACTATAATAGTCTTAATTTTATTGCTTGTAGTTATATCGGCCAATGCAGTTGATTTTAAGTGACTTTTATTGTAGTAGTTAATCAATAAATTTACTTCTAATCTGCCATTTCAGTTTAAGAATATAAGCAACtaactaaaagaaaagagagtgttcTTATAAGAGGGATCGTGGACCTCTCCAAAATTATCTCCAGACAATATGTGACAGTGCACCCGCCACCTTCATCGCTTCCTGCGGCGGTTCTACCGTCTTCAGTGGTGGTCCAATGTTCCTTTTTTTGCGAATATATTTTCGTCTTTTTATAAGACGGCATCCTTTCGTAGGACAGAGGTAGAGACCAAGAAATTAGTTCCAAATAAACTCATTCACCACTTTATActattttctattactttttgaGGTGATTGTTGGGAAACTCCACCCCACCTCATGTACTACTTTTTTAGTTTAATgaaattaacttataaaaaaaaagaactaatagaaaagagaggaaaattgTCATTTGTGAAAGCGACCTGATTGGCTGGGCCTTATACGGGGTGAAGATGATCTGGCCATATTTAAGAATAGAACTCCTATATAcacaaagtgattatataaaaataaacgtacaaattgatgtaattttataaaattcgttatatttattttacaataaaaataattgtataatttgacatattatattaaattatattaatttataaatttatttttatataatcaatttatgtctaaaatattttccatttcgAAAACCTGTTTGGTCCTGATTCGTGATGGTCACAGGCTGAAGTTGGGCCTTTTTTTTCTCCCATAAGTGCGCTTATATCATCATCACATAAATGTAAGCCATGCATGTTTTATTGCTCATCGAGTATATAAATTGACAATAATTTCAAGCACTACAACGCTATCTGAACTAATCCATGTCATTTAgagtggtttgaatttagagataagttaagatagattgagatgatttataaatagtaaaataaaaattaaattatttataatattttatatgaaaatttaagaaagttattttgaaatttaaaaaagttgaattatttattatattttatgtgaaattttaagaaagttataataataaaatgagatgaattaagatgagttgagatggattacgaatacaaacgagaccttagaaGAAAGCTatctaaaaaaatcaatgagTCGAAATTAAGCGAGGAAGTCCCAATGTTGTTGGTTTCGAAGTTTTAAGCAgtgtcaacttttttttttcttatagaaaatattttagtcataaagtgattataaaagaataaatctacaaattaacgtgatttaatgtgatatgtcagattgtaaaattacttttattataaaatagatgtaaTGGATTTCAAAAATctatatcagtttgtaagtaATCTCTTTATGTTTATAacagaaaattttttatacattatacTATCACCCTattaagtataatataatacatttattattatattttattattatttaataataataaatatgtaatatatcatttaatataatcaaaataaaataaaaatataatatataatatgtaatatatcatttaatataatccaaataaaataaaaatataatatataacgtTACTCTTATTAAATACTACCTGACTCGTCACCTGGATCATTTATttgttagagcattctcattggattagctaaaagctaaatccaatgagaatttaactattaggtcaataaattgctcacattgaattagcaaTATTCCAAATATAGCTATAGTaatatctaaattaattttcaaatttggaacacactattcattcatcaaatcctttttatattatttatttctctctccttttaatattaattatttatctctctattttaaatgacaattgaaaaaatataattagaatacaattacaaattaatatataatattataaatagtaaaatatgataaaataaaataaatttataattaaaaaaattaaaaaattttcaaaattattaattactcattactacataatgaataaatagataattcaatttagaaatttaatgtgaatagtcaaaattaaattcatcttatattattttattgtcatataatgaaaaaatgactattctaatgtggagatttataaaaatggaatagctaaaagttaaattcatcttatatttatcaaaaatgtactttaatttaaccattccaataagagtgctcttATATGCTTGTTTTATCTTTCTTGACGTGACGAGTCAGGTGGTTTCCAGTAATAATTGTCGAAGGGAGTACCAGTTGTGCTGATCAAGGGTCATTGATAGGAGACCCCTCCAAACTTAATGTGTCAGTATACATAATTATGATGGCAGCTAAACATTATTATCACTTTGAACCAACACTCATCAACCTTATGTCCTCGATCAAACGTTCCAAATTACAGTAAGAGTACCCACCTTCACTCACACTTTCTCTTGCCAACCTAGCCATTGTATCCGTTGATTTGATGAACTCCTCCCTCCTTTCCGCCATCAGATCATTCACCATAGTTTCCACGACAACCCTATCGCACACGTCCTTCATGTCCATCCCAAGCTTCCAAACCTCACTCACAAACCTACTGTTCACTTGCTGATCAGCAAAGTAAGGCCAGCAAATCATGGGAACCCCAGCAATTATACTCTCAATGGTTGAGTTCCACCCACTGTGGGTGAAAAACCCACCTACGGCCGGGTGGGCCAGGACCTCCTCTTGTGGGACCCATTCCGCCATATAGCCCCTCTCCTTTGTCCCTTCCACCAGCTCCACCTGAATCTGACCGTCGTCATCTTTCCCGTCCACCATGTCCGGTCGGATGACCCACAGGAATCTTTTCTTGCTATTGATTAAACCATACCAAAACTCTCTCATCTCGTACCTTGTCAGTTTTGCAAGGCTTCCGAAGCTCACGTAGATTACAGACTTCAATGGCTGAGCGTCGAGCCACGTTATGCAGTTTCTGTCCTCTTGGAAGAGGCTGTTCGAAGACTGAGACTGCACTGACGAGGTAGTAGTTTTGGATCCAAGTTTGTGTTTCAAAAGTGCGTGGAGGGGTCCGAGGGTATAGATTTGGGGACTTTGTGTACGTATGTTGGAAAGTACTGGCCTTTCTAGGTCTTCAAACGTGTTGAGTATGAGTGCATGGGCTCGAGTGGACTGTCTGGTAAACTCCCCAATGACTTGGAGTGGGTTTTCCTGATGGCCGATT
This window of the Juglans regia cultivar Chandler chromosome 12, Walnut 2.0, whole genome shotgun sequence genome carries:
- the LOC109019812 gene encoding 7-deoxyloganetic acid glucosyl transferase-like — its product is MEQEPNTPPHVLIFPLPAQGHVNSMLKLAELLALAGLHVTFLNTDYNQDRLFHHTNVQARFAGFPGFQFKIIPDGLPVEHPRGGDHFYEMFNSMNLVTKPLLREILVSSKLQYYDDSGSSTNNIRSGPVNCIIADGILTFPIDVGNELGIPVIHFRTISACAFWIYFSVPDMEEAGELPNFTSGKEDMDRIITRVAGMETFLRCRDLPNVNRIGHQENPLQVIGEFTRQSTRAHALILNTFEDLERPVLSNIRTQSPQIYTLGPLHALLKHKLGSKTTTSSVQSQSSNSLFQEDRNCITWLDAQPLKSVIYVSFGSLAKLTRYEMREFWYGLINSKKRFLWVIRPDMVDGKDDDGQIQVELVEGTKERGYMAEWVPQEEVLAHPAVGGFFTHSGWNSTIESIIAGVPMICWPYFADQQVNSRFVSEVWKLGMDMKDVCDRVVVETMVNDLMAERREEFIKSTDTMARLARESVSEGGYSYCNLERLIEDIRLMSVGSK